The following proteins are co-located in the Echinicola sp. 20G genome:
- a CDS encoding pectate lyase, which translates to MKKLVCIILLMCYAGLSYAQEYDKNSALAFPGADGFGKYTTGGRGGKVLVVHNLNDDGPGSLREAIRKKYPRIIVFAVSGNIKLESSLDINYGDLTIAGQSAPGEGITLQNYPIKIKGDNVIIRYIRSRLGDLEKVQDDAMSCIRNKDVIIDHCSLSWATDECGSFYDNENFTLQWSIISESLNESVHAKGDHGYGGIWGGMRATFHHNLLASHNSRLPRFNGARYHKMPEKEMVDFRNNVIYNWKSNSSYAGEEGHHNIIGNYYKAGPATKSNQSRIVEPYAPFGQFYLEGNVMTASEEVSKDNSKGVDGVEDLSKVLVTEPFPFVMANDQEKAEVAYEEVLTKVGASLNRDQVDRRVVNEVRSGVSTFGKQGNGIIDSQSDVGGWPLLKSKKAPKDSDQDGMPDVWEKEHHLNPNSADDSVGFDLDKQYTNIEIYLNELIGS; encoded by the coding sequence ATGAAAAAACTGGTTTGCATAATTTTATTGATGTGTTATGCTGGGTTGTCGTATGCTCAGGAATATGACAAAAATAGTGCTTTAGCTTTTCCTGGAGCAGATGGTTTTGGAAAATACACTACAGGAGGAAGAGGCGGAAAGGTGTTGGTGGTCCATAATTTAAATGACGACGGTCCTGGAAGTCTCCGAGAGGCAATTAGGAAGAAGTACCCTAGAATTATTGTATTTGCTGTTTCTGGAAATATTAAACTGGAGTCAAGCTTGGATATCAATTATGGGGACTTGACCATAGCGGGCCAATCTGCCCCCGGAGAAGGAATAACCCTGCAAAACTATCCTATCAAGATCAAAGGCGACAATGTCATTATTCGCTATATCCGAAGCCGTTTGGGCGACCTGGAAAAGGTACAGGATGACGCCATGAGTTGTATTAGAAACAAGGATGTCATAATTGATCATTGTTCCCTGAGCTGGGCCACGGATGAGTGTGGCTCATTCTACGACAATGAAAACTTCACATTGCAATGGAGCATTATTTCTGAAAGTCTTAATGAATCAGTTCATGCCAAGGGAGATCATGGTTATGGAGGGATTTGGGGTGGTATGAGGGCCACTTTTCACCATAATTTATTGGCCAGCCATAATAGCAGGTTACCTAGGTTTAATGGAGCCAGGTATCACAAAATGCCGGAAAAGGAAATGGTTGATTTCCGGAACAATGTGATCTATAATTGGAAGAGTAATAGCTCATATGCAGGAGAGGAAGGACATCATAATATCATAGGAAATTACTATAAAGCTGGTCCAGCCACAAAATCAAACCAGAGTAGAATAGTGGAGCCTTATGCTCCTTTTGGCCAGTTTTATTTGGAAGGAAATGTAATGACGGCCTCTGAAGAAGTGAGCAAGGACAATAGCAAGGGAGTAGATGGAGTGGAAGATTTGTCAAAGGTATTGGTGACTGAACCTTTTCCTTTTGTTATGGCAAATGATCAGGAAAAAGCCGAAGTGGCTTATGAAGAGGTTTTGACAAAAGTAGGTGCTAGTTTGAATCGGGATCAAGTGGATAGGAGGGTTGTTAATGAAGTACGATCAGGCGTTAGCACTTTTGGAAAACAGGGAAATGGTATCATTGATAGTCAATCGGATGTGGGAGGATGGCCTTTGCTAAAGTCCAAAAAGGCACCAAAAGATTCAGATCAGGATGGCATGCCAGATGTTTGGGAGAAAGAGCACCATCTAAATCCCAATTCAGCTGATGATTCAGTTGGTTTTGACTTGGATAAGCAGTATACCAACATTGAAATTTACTTAAATGAATTGATTGGGAGTTGA